In Heptranchias perlo isolate sHepPer1 chromosome 21, sHepPer1.hap1, whole genome shotgun sequence, the following proteins share a genomic window:
- the nkx6.2 gene encoding homeobox protein Nkx-6.2: protein MLAVGQMDNRQSAFVLSSTPLAALHNMTEMKASIIPYSLQNPSSFKAPTLASLNAQIPLGTPHGISDILGRPITTGNLLSGLPRLNGLATTAGMYFNPTAAAVSRYPKPLAELPGRPPIFWPGMMQGSPWRDPRLACPTQGSLVLDKDGKKKHSRPTFSGQQIFALEKTFEQTKYLAGPERARLAYSLGMTESQVKVWFQNRRTKWRKKHAAEMATAKKKHDSETEKLKETSENEEDEDEYNRPLDPNSDDEKITRLLKKHKTASSLTILDPHSNNPEIL, encoded by the exons ATGTTAGCCGTCGGGCAGATGGATAACCGCCAGAGTGCATTCGTCCTGAGCAGTACGCCGCTGGCTGCGCTGCATAATATGACTGAAATGAAGGCATCTATAATTCCCTACTCTTTGCAGAATCCCTCGAGCTTCAAAGCTCCGACTCTGGCGAGTTTGAACGCACAGATCCCACTGGGGACGCCGCACGGAATTAGCGACATTCTAGGCCGCCCTATTACGACTGGCAATCTGCTCTCTGGACTTCCTCGACTCAACGGACTTGCCACAACGGCGGGGATGTATTTTAACCCGACAGCAGCTGCCGTCTCCAGGTACCCCAAACCCCTCGCAGAACTGCCGGGGAGACCCCCCATCTTCTGGCCGGGAATGATGCAGGGATCCCCGTGGAGAGATCCCAGGCTGGCCTGCCCAA CGCAAGGTAGTTTAGTCCTTGACAAGGACGGAAAGAAGAAACAttccaggccaacattttcaGGTCAACAGATTTTTGCTCTGGAAAAAACATTTGAACAGACCAAATATTTAGCTGGACCAGAAAGAGCCCGGTTAGCCTATTCTCTGGGAATGACAGAAAGTCAAGTAAAG GTGTGGTTCCAGAACAGACGGACCAAATGGAGAAAGAAGCACGCGGCCGAAATGGCCACAGCCAAGAAAAAGCACGATTCAGAGACTGAAAAACTCAAAGAAACGTCGGAAAacgaggaggacgaggacgagtACAACAGACCCCTCGATCCCAATTCAGACGACGAGAAAATCACACGATTACTGAAAAAGCACAAAACCGCCAGCTCCCTGACCATCCTGGACCCACACAGCAACAACCCAGAGATTTTGtga